From the Chloroflexus aurantiacus J-10-fl genome, one window contains:
- a CDS encoding energy-coupling factor transporter transmembrane component T, with the protein MHTRTWLCWLIATTTIAILAPHPLYHILLMLVVTQVFVRHRDDRPLARSFSLFARVGALIWFGYVVFSVVTVGGVRGATVLLHLPAIHLPVWLGGIVLGGPITAEALAWGATRGLGLWTLLIIFGAFNALVDHHRLLRLTPRSLFHAGLAVTIALSFAPSLVHAIQDITAAQRARGHRFGSVRSWWALIGPLLAGSLERSLQLAEALEARGYGRTLSAAHNPTRVFALIAGLLSMTTALIGWLWVGPVSWPFALPVGGGGLVLTAWAAYDLSRCVPRTTYRRERWRRLDTLTWIAAAAAVTVVATIHLIDPTILVYYPFPVITEPGFDLRVGAAILLLAVPALPLTAGVPRRAYRVRADRRAARQETVSQHVLSAQS; encoded by the coding sequence ATGCACACACGCACATGGCTCTGCTGGCTGATTGCCACTACCACCATCGCCATCCTGGCCCCGCACCCACTCTATCACATCCTGCTCATGCTGGTCGTGACGCAGGTTTTTGTCAGGCATCGTGATGATCGGCCACTGGCCCGCAGTTTTAGTCTGTTTGCCCGTGTCGGTGCTTTGATCTGGTTTGGCTACGTCGTCTTCTCCGTCGTGACGGTTGGAGGTGTGCGCGGGGCGACGGTGCTGCTCCATCTTCCTGCTATTCACCTGCCGGTCTGGCTCGGTGGGATTGTGTTGGGTGGCCCGATCACTGCTGAAGCGCTGGCCTGGGGCGCGACTCGTGGATTGGGTCTGTGGACGCTTTTGATCATCTTTGGTGCGTTCAATGCGCTGGTTGATCATCATCGGCTACTCCGTCTGACGCCGCGTTCGCTGTTTCACGCCGGGCTGGCGGTGACGATTGCGCTTTCCTTTGCCCCCTCGCTGGTACACGCTATTCAGGACATCACGGCTGCGCAGCGTGCGCGTGGTCATCGCTTCGGCAGTGTCCGAAGCTGGTGGGCACTGATTGGCCCGCTACTGGCCGGTAGCCTGGAACGGTCGCTGCAACTGGCGGAAGCGCTGGAGGCGCGGGGCTACGGGCGCACGCTGTCAGCGGCCCACAACCCAACCCGTGTCTTTGCGCTGATTGCCGGTCTGCTGAGTATGACAACCGCTCTGATCGGCTGGCTATGGGTGGGGCCGGTAAGCTGGCCGTTCGCGCTGCCGGTCGGTGGTGGTGGCCTCGTCCTTACCGCCTGGGCAGCTTACGATCTGAGTCGTTGTGTGCCACGCACGACTTATCGGCGCGAACGCTGGCGGCGACTTGACACGCTCACCTGGATTGCTGCGGCGGCTGCCGTCACCGTTGTCGCGACGATCCACCTGATCGATCCGACGATCCTGGTCTACTATCCCTTCCCGGTCATCACCGAACCCGGTTTTGATCTGCGAGTTGGAGCGGCGATTCTGTTGCTTGCCGTGCCTGCGCTACCGCTGACCGCCGGCGTACCCCGCCGGGCCTATCGTGTACGCGCCGACCGTCGCGCTGCCCGCCAGGAGACAGTGTCACAGCATGTGTTGAGTGCCCAATCTTGA
- the cobS gene encoding adenosylcobinamide-GDP ribazoletransferase, with product MSDTSTRPTPGLIEAIRFLTIIPLPGLSPMSEQSVVRAIPWFPAVGLVIGGVLVAVDALARPLWGDLTAAMLVVVGWGIITGGLHLDGLSDTFDAVMSWRSRERKLEIMKDSRIGAMGALALMAVLLLKVAFVAGAAPAWPALLLAPMLGRWADCYVIYRFPPAREGGLGRTFNAQVRQSDLWLASLLMVASAWIIAGLAGLITVGLVFGVAHVLARWWVRDLGGLTGDTYGALCEIGEVVALAALTVRWGGM from the coding sequence ATGAGCGACACATCGACACGGCCCACGCCTGGTTTGATCGAAGCGATCCGCTTTCTGACCATCATTCCGCTCCCCGGTCTGTCACCGATGAGCGAACAGAGTGTGGTGCGGGCAATCCCGTGGTTTCCGGCAGTGGGGCTGGTGATTGGTGGAGTCTTGGTGGCGGTTGACGCGCTGGCGCGTCCGTTGTGGGGCGATCTGACCGCTGCCATGCTGGTAGTCGTTGGGTGGGGGATTATCACCGGTGGCCTGCATCTCGATGGGCTGAGCGATACTTTCGATGCGGTGATGAGCTGGCGGTCGCGTGAGCGCAAGCTGGAGATTATGAAAGATAGTCGGATCGGGGCGATGGGTGCCCTGGCGCTGATGGCTGTGCTGCTGCTGAAAGTGGCATTTGTGGCCGGCGCGGCACCGGCCTGGCCGGCTCTTCTCCTGGCACCGATGCTGGGCCGTTGGGCAGATTGCTACGTCATCTATCGCTTTCCGCCGGCGCGGGAAGGGGGGTTGGGGCGTACATTCAATGCGCAGGTACGCCAGTCCGATCTCTGGCTGGCATCGCTGTTGATGGTCGCCAGTGCCTGGATTATCGCCGGCCTGGCCGGCCTGATCACGGTTGGCCTGGTGTTCGGCGTGGCTCACGTGCTAGCGCGCTGGTGGGTGCGCGATCTGGGCGGATTGACCGGCGATACCTACGGTGCCCTCTGTGAGATTGGTGAGGTCGTCGCGTTAGCCGCGCTTACCGTGCGGTGGGGGGGAATGTGA
- a CDS encoding histidine phosphatase family protein, translated as MTARSRHTSIWLVRHGQTEANRHRRYLGRGDSPLTDYGRRQHAALARRLRALPFTRVIVSPTERTRALAAAILDGRSPIPVLEDPRWREIDHGRWEGLTYREVMQRFPAEAQARWAAGIDGRPAEGESLADVANRLAPAWDEVLTQYPGERILIVTHATPIQLVICWCCGQPIAEHWRWRVDLGSITALDTYGTTIIVRTVNAVPRLVGAGESV; from the coding sequence GTGACCGCTCGTTCGCGCCATACCAGTATCTGGCTTGTTCGTCATGGGCAGACGGAGGCAAACCGCCACCGGCGGTATCTCGGTCGCGGTGACAGCCCGTTGACCGATTATGGTCGGCGTCAGCACGCTGCCCTGGCCCGGCGGTTGCGGGCACTGCCCTTCACCCGCGTTATTGTCAGCCCTACGGAACGCACTCGCGCGCTGGCGGCTGCGATTCTCGATGGTCGTTCACCCATTCCGGTACTCGAAGACCCGCGCTGGCGCGAGATTGACCACGGGCGTTGGGAAGGCTTAACCTACCGGGAAGTGATGCAGCGATTCCCGGCTGAAGCCCAGGCGCGCTGGGCTGCCGGGATTGACGGGCGGCCTGCTGAGGGTGAGAGTCTGGCTGATGTTGCCAACCGGCTGGCTCCGGCCTGGGACGAGGTGCTGACCCAATATCCCGGTGAGCGAATTCTGATCGTAACCCACGCCACCCCTATCCAACTGGTGATCTGCTGGTGCTGCGGGCAGCCGATAGCCGAACACTGGCGCTGGCGGGTTGATTTGGGGAGTATAACGGCCCTCGACACCTACGGTACGACGATCATTGTCCGCACCGTTAACGCGGTTCCGCGGTTGGTGGGTGCAGGAGAGAGCGTATGA
- a CDS encoding LPXTG cell wall anchor domain-containing protein, translated as MSIFLWQPVAAQADVVAAALRWVQAQQQADGSFAGFGPGDTADAIVALVAGGEQPPANAMTYLAGQAASYGTSSAGATAKLILAAVAAGRDPLNVGGVNLARQLGTTYDPATGQYGADVYGHALALLAIKAMGVQPPAAAIDRLIALQLRDGGWSFDGAAATGSDTNTTSLAVMALAGYARAADALSAARTYLRGQQNPDGGFPYSQTSAFGNASDANSTAAVVQAILALGEDPNAAPWRQGDATPLKALVAFQNQSGAFRYQDAMPDDNALATYQAIPAIAGKTLPVVSTTIPAAQSLIAPAPNLPTTGGEEVLVWPVVLMGVTLLALGVWLRRRQAL; from the coding sequence GTGAGCATATTTTTATGGCAACCGGTGGCTGCTCAGGCCGACGTGGTGGCGGCAGCGTTGCGATGGGTACAGGCACAGCAGCAGGCTGATGGTAGCTTTGCCGGTTTTGGCCCTGGTGATACGGCTGATGCGATTGTGGCGCTGGTTGCCGGCGGTGAGCAACCACCGGCCAATGCAATGACGTATCTGGCCGGTCAGGCCGCTTCCTACGGTACCTCTTCGGCAGGTGCGACGGCGAAATTGATTCTGGCCGCGGTTGCCGCCGGACGCGATCCGCTCAATGTTGGCGGGGTCAATCTGGCCCGTCAGTTGGGGACAACCTACGATCCGGCGACCGGTCAGTACGGCGCCGATGTGTACGGTCACGCGCTGGCGCTGCTGGCGATCAAGGCGATGGGTGTGCAACCGCCAGCCGCAGCCATTGACCGTCTGATCGCTTTGCAGTTGCGCGATGGCGGCTGGAGCTTCGATGGTGCTGCCGCAACCGGCAGTGATACCAATACCACCAGTCTGGCCGTTATGGCGCTGGCCGGTTATGCCCGTGCCGCCGATGCCTTGAGCGCAGCCCGCACCTACCTGCGCGGCCAGCAGAACCCTGATGGCGGCTTTCCCTACTCGCAAACATCGGCCTTTGGCAATGCCAGTGATGCCAACTCGACCGCAGCCGTCGTTCAGGCGATTCTGGCCCTTGGCGAAGACCCCAACGCTGCACCCTGGCGGCAGGGTGATGCCACACCGCTGAAGGCGCTGGTTGCGTTCCAGAATCAGAGTGGGGCGTTCCGCTATCAAGATGCGATGCCTGACGATAACGCATTGGCTACCTATCAGGCCATACCCGCGATTGCCGGGAAGACCTTGCCGGTGGTCAGCACGACGATTCCGGCTGCTCAGTCACTCATCGCGCCGGCCCCCAACCTTCCGACGACCGGTGGTGAAGAGGTGCTGGTCTGGCCTGTGGTGTTGATGGGCGTCACACTGCTCGCGTTGGGTGTCTGGCTCCGTCGTCGCCAGGCGCTATAG
- a CDS encoding RNA-guided endonuclease InsQ/TnpB family protein gives MRVILTHKIELRPTKQQELLLREAVGVARFAYNWALDEWKKQYCAGLTPNEAALRRQLNAIKREQFPWMLRVPKSIPQQAIKNLGAAFKNFFERRAGYPTHKKKGRDDSARFDNGPGTFRCDGKCIRLPVIGWIRMREALRFTGKPLSATVSRVADRWYVAIPVEIDLPDPVCDNQAAVGVDLGVTTAATLSSGEKLAGPKALQANLERLRRLSRRHSRKVNGSKNQYKSALKLARLHARIANIRRDWLHKTTTRLVRTYGVIGIEDLNVRGMLGNRTLARHIADIGMYEFKRQLQYKAALYGVEVVEADRWFASSKTCSVCGAVTEQMPLGMRDWVCPACGTDHDRDVNAAKNLQRMALSRASCARRNACGEAGTGHGDTTMVNPASVKVGGFLLPGGCSLNGKKGIWYHASGYLMCSCPLCEHIFMATGGCSGRRGGGSVAMGTGTAAG, from the coding sequence ATGCGAGTGATCCTCACCCATAAGATTGAGCTTCGTCCCACCAAACAGCAAGAGTTGCTGCTACGTGAAGCTGTTGGTGTTGCCCGCTTCGCCTACAACTGGGCCCTGGACGAGTGGAAGAAGCAATACTGCGCTGGCCTGACGCCTAACGAAGCTGCCCTGCGCCGACAGTTGAACGCGATCAAGCGCGAGCAGTTCCCCTGGATGCTGCGCGTGCCCAAGTCCATCCCGCAACAGGCGATCAAGAATCTCGGCGCTGCATTCAAAAACTTCTTTGAGCGCCGCGCTGGCTACCCAACACACAAGAAGAAAGGCCGCGACGACAGTGCGCGGTTCGACAACGGGCCGGGCACGTTCCGCTGTGACGGCAAGTGCATCCGTCTGCCCGTGATCGGCTGGATCAGGATGCGCGAAGCCCTCCGCTTCACCGGCAAACCGCTCTCGGCCACGGTCAGCCGTGTCGCAGATCGCTGGTACGTCGCCATCCCAGTTGAGATTGACCTGCCCGATCCCGTCTGCGATAACCAAGCGGCGGTGGGTGTCGATCTCGGCGTGACGACTGCGGCGACGCTCTCCAGCGGCGAGAAGCTGGCTGGGCCAAAGGCGTTGCAGGCGAACCTGGAGCGGCTGCGCCGGTTGAGTCGCCGCCACAGCCGGAAGGTGAACGGCAGCAAAAACCAATACAAATCGGCGCTGAAGCTGGCTCGGCTGCACGCACGCATCGCCAACATCCGCCGCGACTGGCTGCACAAGACCACCACCCGTCTGGTGCGGACCTACGGCGTGATCGGCATCGAAGACCTGAACGTGCGGGGTATGTTGGGGAACCGGACGCTGGCACGCCACATTGCCGACATCGGTATGTACGAGTTCAAGCGGCAATTGCAGTACAAGGCGGCGCTGTATGGGGTGGAAGTGGTCGAGGCAGATCGCTGGTTTGCGTCGTCGAAGACCTGCTCGGTGTGCGGGGCGGTAACTGAGCAGATGCCGCTTGGGATGCGCGACTGGGTGTGCCCAGCGTGTGGGACGGATCACGATCGGGACGTGAACGCAGCGAAGAATCTCCAGCGGATGGCGCTGTCTAGGGCGAGTTGCGCCCGAAGGAACGCCTGTGGAGAGGCAGGCACTGGCCATGGCGACACGACCATGGTGAACCCAGCCTCGGTGAAGGTGGGGGGATTTTTATTGCCCGGTGGGTGTTCGCTGAATGGGAAGAAAGGAATCTGGTACCATGCGTCGGGCTATCTCATGTGTTCTTGCCCTCTTTGTGAGCATATTTTTATGGCAACCGGTGGCTGCTCAGGCCGACGTGGTGGCGGCAGCGTTGCGATGGGTACAGGCACAGCAGCAGGCTGA
- a CDS encoding recombinase family protein codes for MKRSVWAKQQGLTYKTAWRLWNEGKLPVPAEQLPNGTIIYYPPNAAQSGGAALDPRVASAEHAQDLGRQFARLVECAVQRTQTIVEVVKDIGYCRNGHRAGLIWLLCHSTAQTIVVEHRDRLTRFGFADIEAAMTAQGRSIVVI; via the coding sequence ATGAAGCGCAGTGTATGGGCCAAACAACAAGGGCTGACGTACAAGACTGCCTGGCGACTGTGGAACGAGGGCAAGCTGCCAGTACCGGCCGAGCAGTTGCCCAACGGCACCATCATCTATTACCCGCCTAATGCGGCGCAGTCCGGTGGTGCTGCCCTAGACCCTCGCGTTGCCAGCGCCGAGCACGCTCAGGACCTCGGTCGCCAGTTTGCCCGACTCGTCGAGTGCGCTGTCCAGCGCACGCAGACCATCGTTGAAGTGGTCAAGGACATCGGCTACTGCCGCAATGGTCACCGCGCAGGGCTGATCTGGCTGCTATGCCACTCCACAGCCCAGACCATCGTGGTGGAACATCGTGACCGGCTCACTCGCTTCGGGTTTGCGGACATCGAAGCGGCGATGACCGCTCAAGGCCGCAGCATCGTGGTGATCTAA
- a CDS encoding [LysW]-lysine hydrolase — protein MKHDAVEFLVRLLRTPSLSGQEAAAVAVMVDQMRSFGWEAFVDEAGSAVGLIGSEGPLVVLLGHIDTVPGEVPVRIEDGRLYGRGAVDAKGPLATFVWAARQAELSGTLGCRLVIIGATEEEAASSRGAHAARDRYRPDFCVIGEPSGWDRITLGYKGRLLVNYHYRQPVAHSAGEQRAAPEVMVDFWRAVEQYCQSINAGRTRLFEQLIPSLRRVHSDSDGITEWVEATIGLRLPPGIDPAALADTLHMLAGTAEVSFTGACPAFQSPRTTPLASAFVRAIRQHGGQPAFLHKTGTADMNVVGPVWQCPIVAYGPGDSRLDHTPNEHLELAEYERAIAVLAGVLAQLR, from the coding sequence ATGAAGCATGATGCTGTTGAATTTCTTGTTCGTTTGCTGCGCACGCCATCGCTTTCCGGTCAGGAAGCGGCGGCAGTTGCGGTGATGGTTGACCAGATGCGCTCCTTCGGTTGGGAAGCCTTTGTTGACGAAGCGGGGAGTGCGGTTGGGCTGATCGGTAGCGAAGGGCCGCTGGTTGTGCTGCTTGGTCATATCGATACGGTACCCGGCGAGGTGCCGGTACGGATCGAGGACGGCAGGCTCTACGGACGTGGGGCGGTTGATGCCAAGGGGCCACTGGCAACGTTTGTCTGGGCCGCCCGCCAGGCCGAGCTGTCGGGAACGTTGGGGTGTCGGCTGGTGATTATTGGGGCTACCGAAGAAGAGGCCGCAAGTTCACGCGGTGCCCATGCGGCTCGTGACCGCTACCGCCCCGATTTTTGTGTGATCGGTGAACCGAGTGGTTGGGATCGGATTACGCTCGGCTACAAAGGTCGACTCCTGGTCAATTATCATTACCGGCAACCGGTTGCGCACAGTGCCGGTGAGCAGCGCGCAGCGCCAGAGGTGATGGTTGATTTCTGGCGTGCCGTTGAACAGTACTGCCAGAGTATCAATGCCGGTCGTACCCGACTGTTCGAGCAGTTGATCCCTTCGTTGCGGCGTGTGCATAGCGATAGCGATGGCATTACCGAATGGGTGGAAGCAACGATTGGTTTGCGGCTACCCCCCGGTATCGATCCCGCGGCGTTGGCCGATACCCTGCACATGCTGGCCGGTACTGCTGAAGTCTCCTTCACCGGCGCCTGCCCCGCCTTTCAGAGTCCACGCACAACACCGCTGGCGAGCGCGTTTGTGCGTGCGATCCGGCAACACGGCGGCCAACCGGCATTCCTCCACAAGACCGGCACTGCCGATATGAATGTGGTTGGGCCGGTGTGGCAGTGTCCGATTGTCGCTTACGGGCCGGGCGACTCACGGCTTGATCATACGCCCAATGAGCATCTTGAACTGGCCGAGTACGAGCGGGCAATTGCTGTGCTGGCCGGGGTACTCGCTCAGTTGCGTTGA
- a CDS encoding ATP-binding protein, producing MPASLRFDADLRSLKHIRRAMIDAANQIGARRDSIDDVVYAANELISNTITYGYGNQAGPIWIDIWQEGDTLYVSIRDTAPVFDPLSVPLPRNLIKRGQQRIGGLGLFLTRHLLDDLQHRPLPGGGNELLLIKRRAF from the coding sequence ATGCCCGCATCGCTTCGCTTTGACGCCGATCTACGCAGCCTGAAACACATCCGGCGGGCAATGATTGATGCGGCCAACCAGATAGGTGCTCGTCGTGATAGTATTGATGATGTAGTATACGCTGCCAACGAGTTGATCTCGAATACCATTACGTATGGTTACGGCAATCAGGCTGGCCCGATCTGGATCGACATCTGGCAAGAAGGCGATACCCTGTACGTATCGATTCGCGATACCGCGCCCGTATTTGATCCACTCAGCGTACCGTTACCGCGCAACCTCATCAAGCGTGGCCAACAGCGCATCGGTGGACTTGGGTTGTTCCTGACCCGCCATTTACTGGACGATCTCCAGCACCGGCCTTTACCAGGCGGTGGAAATGAGTTACTCTTGATCAAGCGACGTGCATTCTAG
- a CDS encoding YcxB family protein — MIIESTISQKEFVQHALSRYFRRPIFYVFAFVAAVLTAFVIYDPTIPQAPALLGGWIPFLVYAIVGWITIRRQSRNRDLPIYQPTRYELGRDTLIVSARSGRSTIPWSQVRNWRKLAGVYELQLVNGQVLLISARAISPRQVGTFERMLRNRIEPKPEPGVFDEPTT; from the coding sequence ATGATTATCGAGAGCACAATCAGTCAGAAAGAATTTGTTCAGCACGCTTTGAGTCGCTACTTTCGTCGTCCGATTTTCTACGTCTTTGCCTTTGTTGCCGCCGTCCTAACCGCATTTGTGATCTACGACCCAACCATACCCCAGGCTCCAGCGCTGCTGGGCGGCTGGATTCCGTTCCTGGTTTACGCCATCGTCGGCTGGATCACGATTCGCCGTCAGAGTCGCAATCGCGATCTACCGATCTATCAGCCGACCCGCTACGAACTGGGCCGCGATACACTGATCGTCAGTGCCCGCAGTGGACGCAGCACCATTCCCTGGTCGCAGGTACGCAACTGGCGCAAACTGGCCGGGGTGTACGAATTGCAACTGGTGAACGGCCAGGTGTTGCTGATCTCGGCCCGTGCCATCAGCCCCCGGCAAGTCGGTACGTTCGAGCGCATGCTGCGCAATCGGATCGAGCCAAAACCTGAACCGGGTGTCTTTGATGAACCCACGACGTGA